The following nucleotide sequence is from Zea mays cultivar B73 chromosome 1, Zm-B73-REFERENCE-NAM-5.0, whole genome shotgun sequence.
cgtcttcgcttcgcgttgcgattagatcgcgattcgtttccgagcttcgaggaatcgacggtcaagcttcggtgaCCAAATGATTCAGTTCTTCGGgttctacgagatcgaagaccctgagcatctgtttggtgaaggcaagtgtcctttgacccattatgtccctttCACTTATAATACActctcccgcattacttaattgaaacctaaggattgactagctttctattttccttatccttgtttaccttttgggttatcatggttagcattatgctattgctttactttaatcaatgaacatgatgtgaatattatgatacaatgatgttatcccgatgatgttcttgtgatactttagggggctcaggctgtttcctgagtacctccgtaaggacctgttcgttgagagaccacctggggtaacagtgcaaccatgagggtgaaatggggcgcccttagctaaataattagaggaactagaggtgtagttgcttcgccgtcgtgccgtcaatggggtccaggcacagtgcttgctctgccgaggctgggtgccgaggttctttcgttttgcttttgttagtcaccctcctgcggggagaggtactgtgtttatcaaactggagaaacctaacgggcggctatgacctctagggaatctttgtaaaggctacgtagtgataccctgccaggccacctaggtagtggtcaatggagagtagctctctccgggcagaaagggaatcatgactcgtgggtaaagtgtgcgacctctgcagagggttagaaactgatatatcagccgtgctcacggttatgagcgccttgggatcctctttgattagagatacagatggttcgatatacaatggttctatttatgattttggttcgatggtgataatgatgttcctcgatgaggaaatgattcacgggttggttattgctaaaacttggcttcactaataataaatacctgaccaactaaaagcaactgcttgagcttaaccccacataaagctagtccacctcagccaaacaggacatttgctgagtacgttgatgtgtactcacccttgctttcacaaaacaccaggttgcctttggtgcaatctatgctcaggtaaagaagaaggcatcgaggcgaatctccaggagttccaggacttcgacgagttcgaggattaggctagcgacctcccccagtcagctgcctgtggtgggtttatttacgttggctacgtttctgttctgtgtactttgattatattatgtaaatgactctagtctttcatattattacttatctttattgttattcgaagcattgtgctatgatgagtcatttatgtaatcgctgtgtacgtgaatttctgatccgggcacgtacatggttcgcattcggtttaccttcaaaaccgggtgtgacataagtggtatcaaagccgtgctgactgtaggaccgctgacctagagtagcattggccgttttaaggacttattgattattacttcacctcatccttgattttacttcaaaatattagtcacctcgactaattctatgttgtgctcctatatgcccccttgccaaaagtattttattctagtatggtctatatttctctcaatctattagatctgatctcactcttgtgcttgcaacatctttgtagatgcccctgaccataaccttcttgtctttttgggattctttcctctttcgTTATTAAATTTCTACCATCTGGCGAACTCTAGTtctttggtattgacatgcttgtatccctttaatactcttgtttcgaatacttgcctctaaatttctactgcctacttagacatttcagtttatatgcccATGATcttcctgtcttttgagaccctttcctcttctgttgttaagtcgctatctttcggcAATTTCTTGTCTCTTGGTATTGGTATGCTCATCTCCTTGAAATCTTTCATACTCTCATCTTtttatgcttacctttatatcccaagatctgtttaagatatttcattctacatgcccttgaccacccttgtttcttaatgacccataagcggtcattttattttgcacccgtggtaatctcgttgtttccttgtaactttcttcgataatgaatttttacttcaactcttctatcggaacctcacttatcttatccttaATTGTTTTCTCCATTTCTTCACTTTGCGAGTCCTGCCTTAACTCTATCcatggattatgcttttcatcattatcacctttatccttatcacccctatatcttaccttgatgtttatcttataccaacctttaaaatatcctcttttccatctcaatctgagagTTGTAACTTACCtacttttcccttggtcgtatcctcttctttatcacatgcgagtttttaactctatcctttgttgtgtttttgtttgttatttcctttacccttctcatcactcTATCCTACCTTGTGATTACGTTATGTCCGTTATCTAAAAACTCCAATCTCCTATCTCAATGTGAGAGCGATGTTTTACTTACCTTACCCTTGGCAATATTCTCTTCTTTACTGCGTGAAATTCTGGAcgtaactccattctttgttgtactcatatcactggctcttcaatgccttcatcttttctctcatacccttgtccgttatcgcctttgacccttgcgatatttatgtatTCTACCTAAATCCTCaccttaaacttatcctttaaaagcctcccttTCTTTTCACCCAGTTTGAGAGCTGTGAGTTacatatctctcccttgatttctttcccctccttgtcgccttacaagttttgtcttaatttCATCCTATGtggtgtttttatttgctatcaccattaccttgtcatccatcggtctttccttgatacttatctttatTCTTGCTCTTTaagaatctcctctcttccacctcaatttgagagtggcaatttacctatttggcccttggacgtacccccaccttttccatttgcaggtccggtcttaactccatcctctaTGGTACTCATATCTTTTGTTCTTATGCCTGTTTACCTCCTTCCCTACGTCCTTGCCTgttattacctttaaaaccctcgtgatatctatgcccttgccttcctgcttaccttaaacctaccctttgaagcatcctcttttccatccctattcggggataatgcctcatctatttcatcatcaattgctcccccttcttcgacgccttgcaagttttgtctaaaatacatcattTATTGTGTTTTTGttcgttatcaccttaacccttgtcatccctcgatctttaccttgatgctaaCCTCCATTTTAAAgtcgcctctcccatttcattttaAGAGTGATGGCTTACCCATCCcactcttgttcgttcccttttcctctatcgcgttgcaagtcttagcttttgcttgatatcacccttaccttcctaatatctagatccttccatgatgcttatcctatgcctaccctttttgaaatatcatctttcccatctcgatttgagaatggtgtttcacCTACCCTAACCTTGGTTGCATCCTCTCCCTGTCGGTTACAATCCttactttagctccatcctttattatgctcatgcccctattctgcatgtcttattattccccttgcctttcgatgtccttagagtagtttcccctttataaggaaagaccaccatctagttaacattaacgtgtagcaacgagatatttgttgttgtgtgctcatgatgtttgtctttgtgttatgactgatttgcttctttgaaatgagtgttggtgtgttgtggcctttggttcgcaatgacatcagtttattAGCTGAGTGCAACAGAGTAAGGTAATTGTGTGATCTCCCTTTTCTCTTTTAATCCATATAGGCTtgccttttctatctataccttttcctcttgcacctgtccggttggcaacctccaacctctCTTAGTCAATGAAGATCAGAGTCGatagcatcttcaccaagtgcgtaTCAACGCTCCAgttaagggggttagctgctAACCCCCAATGAAGATAATGCgaccaacatcaaccaacaagattcgAGTTGCGCAgcggaagcgtgtgtgggtcctaacccacaggtccaagagatcctcaagaattgcatcgatcggtctcaagcatctgaaaGTCAAAACAAACCAATCCCCAAGTTAAGCTTGTagagtcaaagtcaactcaagaaagtcGTGAACAGCCTATGAACCAacctcattttcttgctagcttcTTCTTGAATCTCAGGGGCGAGATTccagttaagggggttagatctgtaacaccctgaatttgggggtataaattttttttctctaatatccaccaaagtcAGGTGTTACACTCTCATTTCTTTGCTTCCCTTCTATTTTTTCCTAAAAGTGgagaattattttattttatatctaGTTGTAAGCTTAGTAAAATAAAACCTCAGAGGTGCTTgagtgttgcattcatgccgatgCATAGTGTTTATAAGTGCAAAATGTTATCGAAACATGTTAAAATATCTCGAGGATGTTCCcgagagtttttggaatcttcggAACTTTCTTCGGGTATTAAATACGAATTTCAGCCTTTCTAATATTTAAATACCTACATTTAGTATTTCAAAAACTCAATAATACATATTTATAAATATAGATATATATTTTCCTCTCGTCAAGGCTGTTCTGGATCTCGTGCCTTTTGACGGGATCGCCATACCACCTCTCCTCGCGAACGGTGTGCTGCTCGCGTATGGCTACCCTCGTCTACCCCGACGTCTACCTCTGATATCCCTACCTCGTCTTGCTCCACCGCACAATAGCCCCTCCCACTCGATCAATCATCTCTAGATATCTCAGATAACCTCTTCTCCACGATCCGTGATCGAGCCACCTCTATGCAAAGCCTCAACACCCCATATATTTCCTCATTTCTAGATCCTACTCAACCGACGTCCAGCCTCTCGCTTCCGTGTACGCCGTCGCCCAGCACCTCTCTTTCTCCCACGACTGTTGTTCCCTTAGAAGGAAGAAGAAATCATCAgctcctcccctctcctctcctcCCGTAACTGTTCCTCCACTCGCGCGGTGCACGTCGTGGAGAGACTAGCAACTGCCCGGCCCGATGCCTTATTCAAACCCCTCCAGAACGCCCGCTCGACCTCCACTCCTCTCCAAGCTGTGCTCTGCTTCCCCTCGACGCTCCTGGTCGCATGACTCGCATCGCTCTGCGCTCGAAAAAACCGCCCGCAGGTTGGAGCTCCATTGCACCGCAAAGCCAACTCTGCGTCGCGCTTGGAACACCGTCAGTCGCCACACGTCACTTCCTCCGGCCACGCTCGTCTCCGGCGGCTGCGTCCCAGCACTGGCCCGCTCGTCGAAGTCCAGCCGTGT
It contains:
- the LOC118476162 gene encoding uncharacterized protein, which translates into the protein MPYSNPSRTPARPPLLSKLCSASPRRSWSHDSHRSALEKTARRLELHCTAKPTLRRAWNTVSRHTSLPPATLVSGGCVPALARSSKSSRVWAGEPRRVPCSICRAAWCTQPACHLRRAPALPRPSHPCVEESTFTFSTARGSPAEASSVGCLWCNLCSGKEEGIEANLQEFQDFDEFED